Proteins from a genomic interval of Capsicum annuum cultivar UCD-10X-F1 chromosome 4, UCD10Xv1.1, whole genome shotgun sequence:
- the LOC107867464 gene encoding protein EXORDIUM-like 2 produces MGPSKPMITIFLLIFSLFVLVPIPSLANSRILALVKEKPLVLKYHKGALLKGNVTVNLIWYGKFTPIQRSIIVDFIQSLSPKTKKITTPPSVASWWRTTEAYKGGASVISLGKQIFDEKYSLGKYLKDPQLESLASKATQTNSIAVILTAKDVGVEDFCMNRCGMHGSTHAKKGGKFAYAWVGNSATQCPGQCAWPFQKPIVGPQIPPLVSPNGDVGIDGIIINLASVLAGTVTNPFDGGYFQGPANAPLEAVSACTGMFGSGAFPGYPGQVLLDKKTGASYNAPGVNGRKYLLPAMWDPNTSKCKTLV; encoded by the coding sequence ATGGGACCTTCTAAGCCTATGATCACCATATTTCTCTTAATATTCTCACTCTTTGTTCTTGTTCCTATTCCTTCTTTAGCCAATTCAAGAATTCTTGCTCTAGTTAAAGAAAAACCTCTTGTCCTAAAATACCATAAAGGGGCTCTCTTAAAGGGAAACGTCACAGTTAATCTTATATGGTATGGAAAATTCACCCCTATACAACGTTCGATCATCGTCGATTTCATCCAATCTCTTAGCCCTAAGACCAAAAAAATTACAACACCGCCCTCCGTCGCTTCATGGTGGCGCACCACCGAGGCATACAAAGGTGGCGCTTCTGTAATTTCCTTAGGCAAACAAATATTCGACGAAAAATACTCCCTtggaaaatatttaaaagaccCTCAACTCGAATCTTTGGCTTCTAAGGCTACACAAACCAATTCCATCGCAGTCATATTGACTGCGAAGGATGTGGGAGTCGAGGACTTCTGCATGAACCGATGTGGCATGCACGGGTCCACCCACGCGAAAAAAGGAGGTAAATTCGCATACGCGTGGGTGGGTAACTCGGCCACTCAGTGTCCGGGTCAATGCGCGTGGCCATTCCAAAAACCAATTGTGGGACCACAAATTCCACCGTTAGTTTCACCAAACGGAGACGTTGGAATTGACGGAATTATTATTAACTTGGCTAGTGTTTTAGCGGGTACCGTTACTAACCCGTTTGATGGCGGCTATTTTCAGGGTCCGGCTAACGCACCTTTAGAAGCTGTATCTGCATGTACTGGGATGTTCGGGTCGGGTGCTTTTCCCGGGTATCCGGGTCAGGTTTTGCTGGATAAAAAAACGGGTGCTAGCTATAATGCGCCGGGTGTGAATGGGCGTA